From Roseateles sp. SL47:
CGGTGGACACCGGCTTCATCGTCTACAACGAACCCGCCTACCCCAATCTCACCGCCCTCTTCCAGCATCTGGGCGTACCCACCCGGGCCTCGGACATGTCCTTTGCCGTGAGCCTGGACAACGGCCGCCTGGAATATGCCGGCACCGACCTGAACGGCCTGTTTGCCCAACGCAGCAATCTGGTGCGCCCCCGATTCTGGGCCATGTTGCGGGAGCTGCTGCGCTTTTACCGGGAAGCCCCGGCCGATGTGGCTGCGTGCGGCGATCAGGCCCTGGACGACTACCTGGACCAGCGCGGCTACGGCCGGGCCTTTCGTGATGATCATCTCTACCCCATGGGCGCCGCCATCTGGTCGTCCAACGCGACGGACATCGGCCGTTACCCCATGGCGGCCTTTGTTCGGTTCTGCGAGAACCACGGCCTGCTGAAGGTGTCCGGCCGGCCGGTCTGGCGCACGGTGGACGGCGGCAGCCGCGAATATGTGCAACGCCTGGCCCAGCCGCTGGGGGACCGCATCCACCGCAACGAATCCGTGCTGGCGGTGCTGCGTGAAGCCGACGGCGTGCGGCTGCATACACGCAGCGGCGCGCTGACCCGCCTGTATGACCATGTGGTCATCGCCGCTCATGCCGACCAGGCCTTGCGGATGCTCCCGTCTCCGACGGATGACGAGCGCCGCTTGCTGGGCGCGCTGCCTTACTCCCGCAACCTGGCCGTGCTGCATCACGACCCGGCCTTGATGCCGCGTCGGCGCAAGGTGTGGTGCAGCTGGAACTACCTCGCTGGCAGCGGCAACACCGCAAGCAACGCGGCCAACGATGGGCCGCCGACGGTCACCTACTGGATGAACCGCCTGCAGCCCCACCTGCCCCAGGGGGAGCATGCCACCCCGCTGTTCGTGACCCTGAACCCGACCGTGGCGCCGCGGCCCGACCTGCTGGTCTCCACCGAGGTCTATGAGCATCCCCGCTTCGACGGTGCCGCCATCCAGGCGCAGCGCGAGCTGTGGAGCCTCCAGGGCCGGCACAACACCTGGTTCTGCGGGGCCTATTTCGGCTCCGGTTTCCATGAAGACGGGCTGCAGGCCGGATTGGCGGTGGCCGAAGCCCTGGGCGGCGTGCGCAGACCCTGGCAGGTGGCCAACGAGTCGTCCCGCATCCACCTGCCGCAGGTGGCCACCGCATGAGTCACCGGCAGGCCCCTTCATTCGACCCCAGCGCGTCGGCCCTCTACCGGGGCGTGGTGATGCACCAACGGCTGCGACCCATGCGGCACCAGCTGCGTTACCGGATCTTCACCCTGTGGCTGGACATGGATGAATTGCCCTCCTTGGAGCGGCGCCTGCGCTGGTTCTCCATCGGCCGGTTCAACCTCTTCAGTTTCCGCCCGTCCGATCACGGAGACGGCCAGGCCCCCACGGTCGCGGCGCTGCGGGCTCAGATGGACGCCCACCTGGCGGCTGCCGGTCTGCCGGTGGGCGGGCCGCTGCGGCTGCTCACCCTGCCCCGCCTGCTGGGTTATGCCTTCAATCCCTTGACCGTGTGGTTCTCACACGCGCCGAGCGGCGAGCTGCAGGCCATCATCTACGAGGTCAACAACACCTTCGGCCAGCGCCACAGCTATCTGGCCACGGTGGACGACCACCAGCGCGAGGCCGCGACGGTGCATCAGCGTTGCGACAAGCTGCTGTATGTCTCGCCGTTTCTCGGCATGGACTTGCACTACCGCTTTCGCATCGACCCGCCGGGCGAGCGCCTCTCGCTGGGCATTTCGGTTCACGACAATGCCGATGGCACCCCGGTGCTGAACGCGCGGCACGATGCGGAACGGGGGGTGCTGAGCGACCGTGCCCTGCTGGGGCTGTTCTTCTCCTACCCCTTGCTCACGCTCAAGGTCATTGTCGGCATCCACTGGGAGGCGTTGCGACTCTGGCTCAAGGGAGCGCGACTGCATGAACGAACCCGCGCGCCGGAAGCGCCGCTGACCGTCGTGCGGCCCGCTGCGCCTCTGCCCACCGATCTTCCCTGAACGGACCCCTCTCGTCCGTGAAGCACCGATTTCAATTCAAAGGAACGAAGCGCCATGCATAACAACAGCCGCACGCTCCCCCCAACGTCGTCCGTCAACGCCGGTACCGCCACGGTGTCTGTGGCCTCCAGCGCGTCTGCCACCGCTACGGCGATGGAGGCTTTGGCTACCCGCTCCACCCCCGCCGCCGCTGGCACAGGGAGGTCAGCACCCCATGCGCTGTTCCGACTGCCCGCCGTGCAGCGGGCGCTGGCCCGCATCCGCCATGGCCATCTGGACCTGACCCTGCCGGACGGCCGCACGATGGTGCTGGGGGCGCCCTGCCCGGCCCACGGGCTGCTCTGCATCTGCACCGGTGGCGCCCGCTGCTGCGCCTGTGCATGGAAGGCGACCTGGGCCTGGCCTTCTCTTTCCGCGATGGGGACTGGAGCACCCCGGACCTGACCGCGCTGCTGTCCTTCGGGCTGGCCAATGAGTCGGCGCTGAAGAGCCAGGGGCGCTCGCGTGGCCCGGCCCGCTGGCTGGGGCTGCTGCTGCACCGGGCCAATGCCAACACCCGCCGCCGCAGCCGCGACAACATCTCGGCGCATTACGACCTGGGCAACCGGTTCTACGAACAGTGGCTGGACCCCAGCATGCTGTACTCCAGCGCGCTGTACGGGCCCGGGGCGGCGCCGGGCATGTCCCTGGAGGCGGCCCAGCAGCAGCGGCTGGACCACATCGTCTCGCTGCTGGATGTGCGTGCGGGCCAGCGCGTGCTGGAGATTGGCTGTGGCTGGGGCACCCTGGCCGCCACCCTGGCCGCGCGCTGCGGCGCCGAGGTGGTCGGCCTGACCCTATCGACCGAACAACTGGCCTTTGCCCAGGAACGCGCACGCCAGTTCCAGGTGGCGGATCGCGTCGACCTGCGCCTGCAGGACTACCGCGATGTGGGCGACCGTTACGACCGCATCGTGTCCATTGAAATGATCGAAGCCGTGGGCGAAGCCTACTGGCCGGTCTACTTCCAGACGCTGCATGACCGGCTCCAGCCGGGGGGGGTGGCCGTGCTGCAGGCCATCACCATCAACGAGGCGCACTTCGAGGCGTATCGCGCCAGCCCGGACTTCATCCAGCGCTGCATCTTCCCGGGCGGCATGCTGCCCACGCCGGAACGCATGGCCGCCGAAGCCCAGCGCGTGGGGCTCACTTTCAAGACCGATGTGCGTTTTGGCCTCGACTATGCCCGCACCCTGGCGGAATGGCGCCACCGCTTCCTGGCGCAATGGCCCTCGATTGAAGCCTTGGGCTTCGACCTGCCCTTCAAGCGGATCTGGGAGTACTACCTCAGCTACTGCGAAGCGGGCTTCCTGGCCGGGCGGGTGGACGTGGGGCTTTACCGGCTGGAACGCCCGGCCTGACAGCACCCGAAGCATCGTCGCCTTCCGCGCACTTTGTCGCGCCCCCCCGATCCTGGGGACACGTTCCCCTGTGACGGAGGCGCCCCGGCGCCCTACCATCCGGAGGACGGGATGTCAGGGAGCAAGACGAACGACCGGGCCGATGAACAGGCTTGCAGCGTTCGCATCGTCTTCGGGCCGTGAGGCTACTGGGAGATCACCTTGGGGAATACCGCAAGTGTCGGCAGCTGGGGCGCGCGATTCAGCATCGCGCAGCAGTTCGTCCTGTTGGTGGCCATTGCGGCCGCCATTGTTCTGGGCCTCAGCGGCATCAGCCTGGTCCGTGTCAACACCCTGGGCGAGACGGTGGACCGTCTGGCCAATGAGCAGGTGGAACGACTGCAACTGGCGCAGCGTTGGCGCAGCAACATCGCCGTGAACTCCACCCGCGTGTTTGCGGTGATCATGTCCGATGGGGACGAGTTGCAGACCTACTTCAAGGACAGCATCGCCGCCACGACCAAGGACACGTCGCAGGTGCAGAAGCGTTATGTCGAACTGGAGAAAAGCCCGGAAGGCCTGGCCATCCTCGACGAACTGAACGACGCCCGCAAACCCTACCTGGAAGCCCGCGACAAGGCCCTGGCCTTGAAAAAGAGCGGCGACTTCGCCCAGGCCAAAACGCTCGCCCAGACCCGCTATGCACCGCTGATGGACAAGTACAACGCCATCGCGGACAAGATGGTGGCCTTCCAGGCGCGCCGGTCCGCCGACCAGGCCGACGAGGCGCTTGGCATGGTCAACAGCTATCGCTGGATCATCATCGTCTCGGGTGGGGCCGGCGTGCTGCTGCTGGCGTTCCTGGCCTGGCTGGTGGTGACGGGCATCCGGCGCTCGCTGGGCTTGGCCATGCGGGCGGTCACCGCCATCGGCGACGGCGACCTGTCGCAGGACATTCAGGTGGTGGGCCGTGGCGAGGTGGCCGACATGCTGAAAGCCACGCAGCACATGCAATCGTCGCTCTCCCGCATCGTCAGCTCGGTGCGCCAGGGCAGCGAGCAAATTGCCACCGGCTCCACCGAAATCGCCAACGGCAATGCCGATCTGAGCCAGCGCACCGAGGAGCAGGCGGCCAATCTTGAAGAAACCGCCGCCTCGATGGAGGAGCTCACCAGCACCGTGCGCAGCAACGCGGACACCGCGCAGGAAGCCGCCCGCCTGGCCACCGATGCGTCAGCGGCGGCCGCCCAGGGCGGCGTGGTGGTGGGGAATGTGGTGTCGACGATGGAGGAAATCGTCACGTCGTCGCGGCGCATCACCGACATCATCGGCGTGATCGACGGCATTGCCTTCCAGACCAACATCCTGGCGCTGAATGCAGCAGTGGAAGCCGCACGGGCCGGTGAGCAGGGCCGCGGGTTTGCTGTGGTGGCGGCGGAGGTGCGGACCCTGGCCCAGCGCTCCGCCGCAGCGGCCAAGGAAATCAAACTGCTGATCGACACCAGCTCGCAGAAGGTGGAAGCCGGCACACGGCTGGTGGACGAGGCTGGCCGCAGCATGACGGCCATCGTGTCGCAGGTGCAAAAGGTCAATGACCTGCTGGGCGAGATTTCCCATTCCACGTCCGAGCAGACGACCGGCATCAGCCAGGTCAGTGATGCGGTGGCGCAGCTGGATCAGGTCACCCAGCAGAATGCCGCGCTGGTGGAACAGAGCGCGGCTGCGGCCGACAGCCTGCGCCATCAGGCGGAACAGCTGGCGCAGACGGTGCGGGTGTTCAAGCTCCGGGGCTGACAGCGGGACGGTGACACAAGGCGCACCGCGCCACAGGCCTCCGGTTTACTCCCTGGCGCGCAGGTTCGACACCTCCGCCCCCTTCATTGCCAGGTGCTGGCTGGGCTCAAGGAGCTGTCCGCCGCCCTGGCACTTCCTCCTACATTTCCTCGGGCATGTCCTCCGGCATGTCCTCTTTCGCTGGGTCATCGCCCGTGTCACAGCAGGCATCACAAGGCGGCCTGCGAGGTGGGCGGCCAGGGGCTCTGCAGCGGCCTGAAGCGAAGCTCCAAGCAGTGACACGGGTTACCCCGGATGTCAGATTTGACAGTCCGATCGAGCCATCACATTCCCTACATTCGCGTTTTCGCATTCAACAACACCCATGTCTGCGCCGTCATCCGGCCAGCAAGTGGGGTGGTCGGCCTCTCCACCACAGCATTGGAGGCCGAATTTCTTCGGGAGATCCTCAACCATGATCTATCACGAACGAAAGAAGCGATATGAAGAAGGCATCCCTCCAGCGTTTCCTGCAGGCCAGCCTTGTGGCTGCAGCGGCCACCGCCGCCTGCCAAGTCCTGGCCGCGACTCGCGTCACCCTGGACGACACCGCGCCCGTCACCGTGCTCCAGCAGGCTGCCACGGCCAGCGGCCCCCAGGCCGCGGCCACGGCCCTGGGCCTGGCGGCCAATGACCTGCAGGCGGTCCGCAGCCAGGTCTATCCCAACGGCCGGGTCATCACCCGCCATCAGCAGTACTACCAAGGCGTGCCCATCTGGGGTGAAGCCGTGGTGGAGCACCGCGACCCTGGTGCCAGCGCCGCCCGCTTCTCGGGCAGCCTGGTCACCAACATCCAGCAGGACCTGAACACCATCCAGGCCAGCGTCACCCCAGCCAGCGCCCTGACGATTGCCAAAAGCACCGTCAATGCGACCCTGACCGAGAATGAGCAGGTCAAGCTCTACATCAAGCTGAATGACAGCAATGTGGCGCAGCTGTTCTACCTGGTGTCCTTTGTCCGTCACGACAGGAGCACCCCCAGCCGCCCGCACTTCATGATCGATGCCAATTCCGGCGCCGTGCTGCAGCGCTGGGAAGGCCTGAATCACCGGGATGCCACCGGCCCTGGCGGCAATGCCAAGACCGGCAAGTATGAATACGGTACGAACTATCCGGCGCTGCAGGTGACCGACACCTGCCAGATGAACACCAACAACAATGTGATCACCGTCAACCTCAATGGCGGCACAAGTGGCAGCACGCCCTTTCAGTTCACTTGCTCGCGCAATGAATACAAGCAGATCAACGGCGCGTATTCGCCGCTGAACGATGCTCACTTCTTCGGCAACGTGATCTTCAACATGTACCAGGATTGGTTCAGTCTGAGGCCGATTGCCAACACCCTCTACATGAAGGTGCATTACAGCTCCAACTACGAGAATGCCTTCTGGGACGGCACCTCCATGTACTTCGGGGACGGCGCCTCCACTTTCTACCCACTGGTCTCGCTGGATGTGTCGGCCCACGAGGTGAGCCACGGCTTCACCGAGCAGAACTCCGGCCTGGTGTATTCCGGCCAATCCGGCGGCATGAACGAAGCGTTTTCGGACATGGCCGGAGAGGCGGCCGAGTACTACGCCCGCAATGGGGTGAACGACTGGCTGGTGGGCAGCGAAATCTTCAAGAGCTCCGGCGCCCTGCGTTACTTCGCGGATCCGACCCGGGACGGCCGCTCGATTGCTGATGCCACCAAGTACACCAGCGGCCTGGATGTCCACTATTCCAGCGGCGTCTACAACAAGGCGTTCTACACGCTGGCCACCACGGCCGGCTGGAACACCCGCAAGGCGTTTGAGGTGATGGTGGACGCCAACCGGCTGTATTGGACGTCCAACAGCACCTTCAACCAGGGTGCCTGCGGCGTGGAAAAGGCGGCAACTGCTCGGGGCTACAACGCGGCGGACGTCACCAAGGCGTTTGCGGCAGTGAATGTGAGCTGCAGTGGCACCACCACCCCGACGACCACGGTGCTGACCAGTGGTGTGGCGGTGACCGGCATCTCGCTGGCCAAGAACGCCACCCGCCTGTTCAGCATTGCCGTGCCGGCCGGGCGGACCAGCCTGGTGGTGAAGCTCTCCGGCGGCACGGGCGATGGCGACATCTATGTGCGCCGTGGCTCCGCGCCGACCACCTCCACCTATGACGGCAAGTCGGACGGCAGCACCAATACCGAAAGCGTGACGCTGTCGGCCACCACGGCGGGCACCTACTACATCCTGCTGAATGCCTACTCCGCCGTGAGCGGGACATCGCTGGTGGCGACGTACTGAGCCTCTTCCCAGACGCAAGGACACCCTGACATCGTGGTGCCACGCGCCATGGCGCCCGGGTGAATCCAGGCGCTGAAACGAAACGGCCCGCGCGGACCCCCAGTCCGGCGGGCCGTTTTTTTGCAATCAACCCCTCGCGTCGAAACAGGTCACTGCGTCAGCCATGGCATCCAGCGGCAGCACCTCGTCCACAGCGCCGAGTTTGATCGCCTCCATGGGCATGCCGAACACCACGCAGCTCGCCTCGTCCTGAGCCAGGGTACGCACGCCCAGTTCATGCAGCTGCTTCATGCCGCGTGCGCCATCGTCTCCCATGCCGGTGAGCATGATGGCCAAGGCATCGCCGTTGGTGTGCTCACACAGGCTGCGAAACAGCACATCCACCGAAGGCTTGTGCCGATTCACCGGCGGACCATCCAGCACCACGGCAAAGTACTGGCCGCCCGCCTTGCGCAGCTTCATATGCTTGCCGCCGGGTGCAACGAGCACAATGCCGCGCTCCAGCCGGTCCCCGTCCCGCGCCTCGCGCACCTGCATCGCACACAGGCCGTCCAGGCGTTCGGCAAACATCGCGGTGAATCGCTCCGGCATGTGCTGCACGATGGCAATCCCCGGCGCATCGGCGGGCAGTGCCCGCAATATCTGCTCAATCGCCTGAGTGCCGCCGGTCGAGCTGCCGATGACGACGGGTTTGTTGACCGACAACGCATGCGGGCCGCGCATCGAGGGCGTACGGACGGGGAGCGTGGACAGGGGCCGCGGCTTTGGCATGCGCGGGCGTGAGAGGGCCGCGGCCTTCAGGGTGCTGATCAGTTCCCGGCGGGAATCCTCCAGAAACTGACGCAAGCCGAGTTTGGGCTTGGCAACGATGGCAACGGCACCGGCCGCCAGCGCGTCGAGGGCGATGCGGCTGCCCTCCGTGCTCAGCGATGAGCAGATCACGGTCGGGATCGGTGCCTCGGCCATCTGTTGGCGCAAGAACGTGAGCCCGTCCATGCCCGGCATTTCAATGTCCAACAGAAGGACGTCCGGACGTTTTTTTCGAATCAAGGGGGCGGCAATCAGTGGATTGGGCGCGGTGCCAGCGAGCTCGATGCCCGCATCCCCGTCCAGCATGGCCACCATGGCCTGCCGGACCACCGCCGAATCATCGATGACAAAAACGCTGCTCATGCTGGGGTCCTTCCCATTTGGGGCCATCACGGCCGACCCGGGTCTTTTCGAAAAGCTCCGGGCGCCAGCACGGTCAGCGGCGTGGCGCAGGCCACCCGACCTTCCGCCGTGCCAAGAAAGAACAGTCCTCCGGGACGCAGCCGTTCCAGCACACGATCCACCACAGCGCTTTTGGTTGGAGCGTCAAAGTAGATGAGCACGTTGCGTAGGAAGATCACATCGAAGCGGCCGATGTCACCGAGCGGCGCACACAGATTGAGCTGGCCAAATCGAACCTGTTGGCGCAGCGACTCGTGAATCTGAACCAGCCCTTCGCTCTCGCCCTCGCCGCGCAGGCAATAGCGCTTCAGCCGCTGCGGACTCACCTCCCTCAATCGGTCGGCCGGATAGATGCCTTGTACCGCGCTCTGCAGCACCCGCTCACTGATGTCGGTGCCGAGAATCGACCACTCGCTGGCGATGGTCCCATTGGATTGAAGATCGGCCAGCAGCATGGCCACGCTGTACGCCTCATCGCCGAACGAGGAGGCCGCACTCCACACCGCCAGGCGCTGCGGCCGGGTGCGTTGCAGTTCGGATTGAAGCAAGGCGAAATGGGCCGGCTCGCGGAAAAAGTAGGTCTCGTTGGTGGTGAGCAGGTCAACGGCCATCTGGAACTCGCCGCCGTCATCCGGGCTCTCCAGCAAGGCCGCGTAGTCCTCGAAGTCGCCCAGGCCCAGTTGCTGCAGGCGTCCCGCGAGCCTTGAGCTGATCAGCGGCTTCTTGCTCTCGGGAAAGGACAGGCCGACGGCATCGTGCATCAGTCCGGCGATGCGTCCAAAGCTGCGATCGCAGAGTTGCGGTTGGTTCATGGCGCGTCACTCAATCGGCCAATGCGTGCTGGCTGGCTTCACAAAGTTCCGCCATCTCGACAATGTCAAAGGCCCGCTCGGGGTCCAGCACCACCACAAAGCGTTCGCCCCGTTTCCCCATACCGGCGATGAAGTCACGCCGCGTGGCCCCGCCAAACTGCGGTGGCGGTTCGATCTGGGACGGCTCCAGGGAGATCACCTCACTGACGGCGTCCACCATCAGCCCGAGTTCGATGCGCTCGCCGTCTCGGACAGCATCAACGATGACGATGCAGGTTTTCTTGCCAATGTGGGCCGGTGCCCGCCCGAAGCGCGCCTTCAGATCAATGACGGGCACCACCGCGCCTCGCAGATTGATCACGCCCCGCACGAACGAAGGCATCAGCGGCACGGTGGTCACCGCGCCGTGCTGGATGATTTCGCGCACGGTGCGGATGTCGATGGCATAGGCCTCGCCGTCGACCGTGAAGCACAGGAACTGTTGCGTGGCATCGGCCATATCGCGATCGGAAACGCTCATGGGGTCCCCCCGGGCGAAATCAGAAGGGCCGGAAATTGCCGTGGGTGCCGGTGCCCTTCAGCGTTGGCTGCGGCGCGGTGTTGCGCATGCCACGCATGGGTGAATTCGGGGCGCGTCGTTCAACAAAGCCTGGAGGCATGCCGCGGGCTTGAGCTTGTGACTGTTGCCGACCGTTGTCACCCTCGAGATGGAAGAACGCCACCGACTGCTGGAGTTGAGCCGCCTGGCTGGACAACTCTTCCGACGTGGCGGCCAGTTCCTCCGAGGCCCCGGCATTTTGCTGTGTCGCCTTGCTGAGCTGGCCCATGGCGCCGCCAATCTGCGTCACCGAGCGGCTCTGCTCCTGGGAAGCTGCGGAGATCTCCTGCACAAGGTCACTGGTCTTCTGGATGCTTGGCACGATTTCATCCAGCAGCTTGCCTGCGCGCTCGGCCGTATTGACGCTGTTGCTGGCCAGATCGCCAATTTCCTTGGCGGCCTCCTGGCTGCGCTCTGCCAGCTTGCGCACCTCCGCGGCCACCACGGCAAAGCCCTTGCCATGTTCCCCGGCACGGGCCGCCTCGATGGCCGCGTTGAGGGCCAGCAGATTCGTCTGGTAGGCGATGTCGTCCACGATGCTGATCTTCTGGGCAATCTGCTTCATCGCCGTGACGGTCTGCGTGACCGCCACGCCACCATCGGTGGCTTCCTTGCTGGCCTTGGTGGCCATCGCGTCGGTAACACGGGCGTTGTCGCTGTTCTGCGTGATGCTGGCCGAGATCATGTCGATGGAAGACGTGGTCTCTTCCACCGATGCGGCCTGTTCACTGGCGGCCTGAGACAGGCTTTGCGCCGTGGCGCTCACCTGGCTGGCGGCACCGCTCAGCGCGTCCGCGGCGCTGCGCACTTCGTCGATGATGGAGCCCAGCTTGTCACACGTCCGATTGGCGTCATCCCGCACCTGACCAAACACACCCGAGTAGTCTCGGGTGATGCGTTGTGACAGGTCGCCCTCCGACAGGGCCGACATCACGCGGCTCACGTCTCCGAAGATCACGGTGGTGGTTTCCAGCAGCGTATTGACGCCCTCGCACAGACGCGCCACCAAACCGGACTTGCCGTCCATCGGAATGCGTTGCGACAGGTCGCCATTACGTGCCGCCCCGGCAGCGCGTTCGGCTTCCTCCACGGCCTGCTCCAGCGCACGGGCGGAGTTCACCTGCGCAGTGACATCCGTCGCAATCTTGACGATCTTCACCACACGATCCATCTCGTCCTTGACCGGTGCATAGACCGCCTGGATCCAGACCTCCTGCCCCGACTTGTGAATGCGCCGGAAGAGATCGTTCTGCGCCTGGCCCGCATTGAGGTCACGCCAGAACTGCGCGTACTCCGGTTTGGAGGTCAGCGCCGGGTCGCAGAACATGCGGTGATGACGGCCTTTGACCTCGTCCAGGCTGTAGCCCAAGGTGCGCAGGAAATTCTCATTGGCGTTCAGTACATGCCCGGTCAGATCGAACTCGATGTAGGCATAGCTGGCATCCACCGCAGCCAGGATGCCACGGGCATTCTGACGTTCAATTTCCTGCTCGGTGATGTCGTAACGCACCCCGAGGTATTTCATCGGCTTGCCGTTGTCGCCCAGGATCGGCGCGATGACCGCATCCACGTAGTAGGGCGTGCCGTCCTTGGCCCGGTTCTTCACCATGCCACGAAAGATGTCTCCGCGGCCAATGGTCGCCCACATCTGCTTGAACACCTCCTTGGGCATGTCTGGATGCCGGGTGGTGTTGTGCCCATGGCCGATCAGCTCATTGCGGCTGTATTTGGACACCTCCAGGAACTTCTCGTTGATGTTGAGAATGTCCCCTTTCTTGTCCGCCTCGGAGACGATGCTGGTGAGGTTCATGATGTCGGTGCGAACCTTGAGTTCGGTTTCGACTTCTCGCAAACGGGATTCGGCTTCGGCGCGGGCCGACTCCGCCTGATGGCGTGCCGACTCGGCGGCCTGGCATGCAGCTTCAGCGGCCTCCAGGGCCTTGCCGGCGACCAGTCGGGTGATCCAGGAGGTCTTGTTCATGGCGAATGTCCTTCTACTGAGAAATGGATGTGCGTCAATGCGCTTCAGACGGTGACGCGCTCTTGCGCGATGTCATTTCGCCGACCTCGGCCGGGCGAATCGGCCGCGAGTTGGCCCAGGGTGGGAACGTCGAAAATCAATGCGACCTCACCGTTGCCGAGAATGGAGGTGCCCGCCATGCCTCGCAGGCTGTGGAACAGACGCCCCAAGGGCTTGATGACGGTCTGGTGCTGCCCGAGCAAGACATCGACCAGCACACCGAAGCGGCAGTCGCCTGCTTCCACCACCACGATGCTGCCGCGCGAGACCGTCGGACCATCGATGGCATAGAGGGCTCGCAGGCTGACCACCGGCAGCACCTGCCCGCGCAATTCAACGACACCCCGGCCGCGGGCATCCAGCAGCGCGTCGCCCGCCCGCCCCTCGATGACCTCGACCACGGCATCCAGCGGAAAGATGAAGCGCGAGTGGCCCACCCCCACCAGGAAGCCGTCGATGATCGCCAGCGTCAGCGGCAGACGGATTTCGATGGTGGAGCCCTGCCCCTCCACACTCTTGAGCAGGACGCTGCCACGCAGGGCCTCGATGTTGCTGCGGACCACATCCATGCCCACGCCGCGCCCGCTGAGATTGGTCACGGTGTCGGCGGTGGAGAAGCCGGGTTCAAAGATGAGCCGGAGAATGGCGCTGTCCTCGGGGACCACGCCGGGTTCCAGCAAGCCGCGCGACCACGCACGCTCCAGCACCTTGCGGCGCTGGATGCCACGCCCATCGTCGGTGATGCGGATGACGATGCTTCCCGCCTCGTGATGGGCCGAGAGGATCAGCCGGCCCTGCGGCGGCTTGCCGGCAGCCGCTCGTTGGTCCGGTGTTTCCAGGCCATGGTCGAGGCCATTGCGGACCAGGTGCATGAGAGGATCTGCAATGCGTTCCACAACGCTTTTATCCAGTTCGGTGTCGCCGCCGAGGATGTCCAGTTGCACGGACTTGCCCAGATCCGAAGCCGTGTCACGCACCACCCGGCGGAATCTGGCGAAGGTTTCGCCGATTGGCACCATGCGCAACTGCAGAGTGCCATTGCGGATTTCTTCGATCAGGCGGCTGATCTGGCCATTGGCCTCCACCAGCTGGCGCTGCTGCGTCTGGCGTGCCAGCAGCTCGGCGCCGGCGCCAGCAATGACCAACTCCCCCAGCAGGTTGATGACGGCATCCAACCGGTGAGCCTGCACACGAATGAAGCGCTGATCTTCAGCACTGGCCGGACTG
This genomic window contains:
- a CDS encoding protein-glutamate methylesterase/protein-glutamine glutaminase; amino-acid sequence: MSSVFVIDDSAVVRQAMVAMLDGDAGIELAGTAPNPLIAAPLIRKKRPDVLLLDIEMPGMDGLTFLRQQMAEAPIPTVICSSLSTEGSRIALDALAAGAVAIVAKPKLGLRQFLEDSRRELISTLKAAALSRPRMPKPRPLSTLPVRTPSMRGPHALSVNKPVVIGSSTGGTQAIEQILRALPADAPGIAIVQHMPERFTAMFAERLDGLCAMQVREARDGDRLERGIVLVAPGGKHMKLRKAGGQYFAVVLDGPPVNRHKPSVDVLFRSLCEHTNGDALAIMLTGMGDDGARGMKQLHELGVRTLAQDEASCVVFGMPMEAIKLGAVDEVLPLDAMADAVTCFDARG
- a CDS encoding CheR family methyltransferase, with the protein product MNQPQLCDRSFGRIAGLMHDAVGLSFPESKKPLISSRLAGRLQQLGLGDFEDYAALLESPDDGGEFQMAVDLLTTNETYFFREPAHFALLQSELQRTRPQRLAVWSAASSFGDEAYSVAMLLADLQSNGTIASEWSILGTDISERVLQSAVQGIYPADRLREVSPQRLKRYCLRGEGESEGLVQIHESLRQQVRFGQLNLCAPLGDIGRFDVIFLRNVLIYFDAPTKSAVVDRVLERLRPGGLFFLGTAEGRVACATPLTVLAPGAFRKDPGRP
- a CDS encoding chemotaxis protein CheW, whose translation is MSVSDRDMADATQQFLCFTVDGEAYAIDIRTVREIIQHGAVTTVPLMPSFVRGVINLRGAVVPVIDLKARFGRAPAHIGKKTCIVIVDAVRDGERIELGLMVDAVSEVISLEPSQIEPPPQFGGATRRDFIAGMGKRGERFVVVLDPERAFDIVEMAELCEASQHALAD
- a CDS encoding methyl-accepting chemotaxis protein is translated as MNKTSWITRLVAGKALEAAEAACQAAESARHQAESARAEAESRLREVETELKVRTDIMNLTSIVSEADKKGDILNINEKFLEVSKYSRNELIGHGHNTTRHPDMPKEVFKQMWATIGRGDIFRGMVKNRAKDGTPYYVDAVIAPILGDNGKPMKYLGVRYDITEQEIERQNARGILAAVDASYAYIEFDLTGHVLNANENFLRTLGYSLDEVKGRHHRMFCDPALTSKPEYAQFWRDLNAGQAQNDLFRRIHKSGQEVWIQAVYAPVKDEMDRVVKIVKIATDVTAQVNSARALEQAVEEAERAAGAARNGDLSQRIPMDGKSGLVARLCEGVNTLLETTTVIFGDVSRVMSALSEGDLSQRITRDYSGVFGQVRDDANRTCDKLGSIIDEVRSAADALSGAASQVSATAQSLSQAASEQAASVEETTSSIDMISASITQNSDNARVTDAMATKASKEATDGGVAVTQTVTAMKQIAQKISIVDDIAYQTNLLALNAAIEAARAGEHGKGFAVVAAEVRKLAERSQEAAKEIGDLASNSVNTAERAGKLLDEIVPSIQKTSDLVQEISAASQEQSRSVTQIGGAMGQLSKATQQNAGASEELAATSEELSSQAAQLQQSVAFFHLEGDNGRQQSQAQARGMPPGFVERRAPNSPMRGMRNTAPQPTLKGTGTHGNFRPF
- a CDS encoding chemotaxis protein CheA, with the translated sequence MTTDADFLTEALPAFISEAEEQIENLEALLLQLEDQPDDVELLNALFRCAHTVKGSAGLFGLDAIVAFTHHVETLLQRLREGQVVLSPALSTLLLRCNDQIRALVAEALGRPADAALEAQRGLLVTELQLAAGASAMSENEPRHRGDAGTAPLQLWHVSVAFGREVFRNGSDPLAVLNYVGGLGTIPHTMCHVAGVPTLEALDPESCHLSFMFSMLSGVSRSQIEGAFSFVLDDCELQIHEVPIPGLQACVQDDAAAGPPEAPCPSFPGTPAETAPRPSHEQRRSVAASAASPASAEDQRFIRVQAHRLDAVINLLGELVIAGAGAELLARQTQQRQLVEANGQISRLIEEIRNGTLQLRMVPIGETFARFRRVVRDTASDLGKSVQLDILGGDTELDKSVVERIADPLMHLVRNGLDHGLETPDQRAAAGKPPQGRLILSAHHEAGSIVIRITDDGRGIQRRKVLERAWSRGLLEPGVVPEDSAILRLIFEPGFSTADTVTNLSGRGVGMDVVRSNIEALRGSVLLKSVEGQGSTIEIRLPLTLAIIDGFLVGVGHSRFIFPLDAVVEVIEGRAGDALLDARGRGVVELRGQVLPVVSLRALYAIDGPTVSRGSIVVVEAGDCRFGVLVDVLLGQHQTVIKPLGRLFHSLRGMAGTSILGNGEVALIFDVPTLGQLAADSPGRGRRNDIAQERVTV